A single region of the Streptomyces sp. NBC_01803 genome encodes:
- a CDS encoding phosphodiester glycosidase family protein, translating to MPGAAVRQGVRARSLALVAVAAALTVGLAPPEAAGTVPRAASAGVAEHDGMELSRTERPIAPGAELTTFQRLESDKWLSAQALSVDLTSDLRVDHLAAGDVAAAAPVSELAAAHDPGEGRTTVAAINGDFFDINGSQAPLGAGIAGGELLHSGTGGAVEAVGIGPDSAGRVLELFFDGTLSLPTGETDLDGYNAAGVPVGGIGLYTARWGEADRALPVTGAADVTEVVVEDGEVTAVSEKPGSGPIPDGSTVLLGREAGARTLAGLVAGDSVDVEYAPRTGDGCPLPRTAVGGRGVLVADGEPLDWEGRPNDATAPRTAVGFSRDGQEMFLLTVDGRQAHSGGTTLTELAVMMADLGAWSALNLDGGGSTTLLAREPGDSAPRLVNSPSDGQERAVPNGLALTTPEGSGVPAGFRVTTTAAPATAPTADAVPGGHPDRVFPGLTRRLTATPYDETYGPAEAASVRWRSDRPAVGRVSGDGVFRAARTGTAEITAAQGRADGSLILTVLGELDRLAPTARRIGLADPAAEATFGLLGHDAAGHSAPIEPADAAFAYDTSLFTVEPDPARGGFRVTAASDRPAVSGRVTVTVAGVSTTLAVTIGLDETAVADFENAGEWTFSHARAAGSLSPDPTGYDGGALAMTYDFGLSTGTRAAYATPPADIPVTGQPESFTLWIDGDGHGAWPSLHLLDAHGASQVLRAPQVTWEGWRQVTFEVPAGLAFPLSVRRFYLAETQPDQRYTGRIAVDDLRVRTPPEVTLPAESGPADPLIAPGAEVAARDWRFAVVSDARFVARDPDSALVASARRTLREVREADPDVVVINGDWVDEGSPEDLAFARRMIEEELGDGLPWYYVPGDHEVRGGSIGRFEEEIGPAHRTFDHRGTRFITLDTSSLTLRGGGYEQITGLRALLDDAARDRSIGSVVVLTHVPPRDTTSRPVSRLTDRREAALLEAWLSGFRRETGKGAAFFGGHAGVFDAYHLEGVPYVIGGGAGADRAAPPDEGGFTGWTLVGVDRARAAPGPGPRPATTTSDWLSVQTRPHVDGLTLTAPRTLTVGGTAPVGATITQNGAGGGAREVPVTFPVSADWSGSTGLHVGDPADAGRRHIAALDPAAGELTALRPGTVTVEVAVSGQRQRAAVTVTGS from the coding sequence ATGCCGGGAGCCGCTGTCCGCCAGGGAGTTCGCGCGCGTTCGCTGGCGCTGGTCGCGGTGGCGGCGGCGCTGACGGTCGGTCTGGCGCCGCCGGAGGCGGCCGGGACGGTCCCCCGGGCCGCGTCGGCCGGGGTGGCCGAGCACGACGGCATGGAGCTGTCGCGCACCGAGCGGCCGATCGCGCCGGGCGCCGAGCTGACGACGTTCCAGCGCCTGGAATCCGACAAGTGGCTGAGTGCCCAGGCACTCAGCGTCGATCTGACGAGCGACCTGCGGGTGGACCACCTCGCCGCCGGGGACGTGGCCGCCGCCGCGCCCGTCAGCGAGCTGGCCGCCGCCCACGACCCAGGCGAGGGCCGCACCACCGTGGCGGCGATCAACGGCGACTTCTTCGACATCAACGGCTCCCAGGCACCGCTCGGCGCGGGCATCGCCGGTGGCGAGCTGCTCCACTCCGGCACCGGTGGCGCCGTGGAGGCCGTGGGCATCGGCCCGGACAGCGCGGGCCGCGTCCTGGAGCTGTTCTTCGACGGCACCCTCTCGCTGCCCACGGGCGAGACGGACCTCGACGGGTACAACGCGGCGGGCGTGCCCGTCGGCGGCATCGGCCTCTACACCGCCCGGTGGGGCGAGGCCGACCGGGCCTTGCCGGTGACCGGGGCCGCCGACGTCACCGAGGTCGTCGTCGAGGACGGCGAGGTCACGGCCGTGTCCGAGAAGCCCGGCAGCGGCCCGATCCCGGACGGAAGCACCGTGCTGCTCGGCCGCGAGGCCGGGGCGCGGACCCTGGCCGGTCTGGTGGCGGGTGACAGCGTCGACGTGGAGTACGCCCCCAGGACCGGCGACGGCTGCCCGCTGCCCCGCACGGCGGTCGGCGGGCGCGGTGTGCTGGTGGCCGACGGCGAGCCGCTGGACTGGGAGGGCCGGCCCAATGACGCCACCGCGCCACGCACCGCCGTCGGCTTCTCCCGCGACGGCCAGGAGATGTTCCTCCTGACCGTGGACGGCCGCCAGGCGCACTCCGGCGGCACCACCCTCACCGAGCTGGCGGTGATGATGGCGGACCTCGGCGCCTGGAGCGCCCTCAACCTGGACGGCGGCGGCTCCACCACCCTGCTGGCCCGCGAGCCCGGCGACAGCGCCCCGCGCCTGGTCAACAGTCCCTCGGACGGGCAGGAGCGGGCGGTGCCCAACGGGCTCGCCCTCACCACCCCGGAGGGCAGCGGCGTCCCGGCCGGCTTCCGTGTGACCACCACCGCCGCCCCGGCCACCGCCCCCACGGCCGACGCGGTGCCGGGCGGCCACCCCGACCGCGTGTTCCCCGGCCTCACCCGGCGGCTGACGGCCACCCCCTACGACGAGACCTATGGCCCGGCCGAGGCGGCGTCCGTCCGCTGGCGCAGCGACCGGCCCGCCGTGGGCCGGGTGAGCGGCGACGGCGTGTTTCGGGCCGCCCGGACCGGCACCGCCGAGATCACCGCCGCCCAGGGGCGCGCGGACGGCTCCCTCATCCTGACCGTGCTCGGGGAGCTGGACCGGCTGGCGCCCACCGCCCGCCGGATCGGGCTCGCGGACCCGGCCGCCGAGGCGACGTTCGGCCTGCTCGGCCACGACGCGGCCGGGCACTCGGCGCCCATAGAGCCGGCCGATGCCGCCTTCGCCTACGACACCTCCCTGTTCACCGTCGAGCCGGACCCGGCGCGCGGCGGGTTCCGGGTCACCGCCGCCTCGGACAGGCCGGCCGTGTCCGGGCGGGTCACCGTGACCGTCGCCGGGGTCTCCACCACACTGGCCGTCACCATCGGCCTGGACGAGACCGCCGTGGCGGACTTCGAGAACGCCGGGGAGTGGACGTTCAGCCACGCGCGGGCCGCCGGCTCCCTGTCCCCCGATCCCACCGGCTACGACGGCGGCGCGCTGGCCATGACGTACGACTTCGGGCTGAGCACCGGGACCCGCGCCGCGTACGCCACGCCGCCCGCCGACATCCCGGTCACCGGGCAGCCCGAGAGCTTCACGCTCTGGATCGACGGCGACGGCCACGGTGCCTGGCCCTCCCTCCACCTCCTGGACGCCCACGGCGCGAGCCAGGTGCTGCGGGCGCCGCAGGTCACCTGGGAGGGGTGGCGGCAGGTCACCTTCGAGGTGCCGGCGGGCCTGGCCTTCCCACTGTCGGTGCGCCGGTTCTACCTGGCGGAGACCCAGCCCGATCAGCGCTACACCGGCCGGATCGCCGTCGACGACCTGCGGGTGCGCACCCCGCCCGAGGTGACGCTGCCGGCGGAGAGCGGCCCGGCCGATCCGCTGATCGCGCCGGGGGCGGAGGTGGCGGCCCGGGACTGGCGGTTCGCCGTGGTCTCGGACGCGCGGTTCGTCGCGCGGGACCCGGACAGCGCCCTGGTCGCGTCCGCCCGCCGGACCCTGCGGGAGGTGCGGGAAGCCGACCCCGACGTGGTGGTGATCAACGGCGACTGGGTGGATGAGGGCTCACCGGAGGACCTGGCGTTCGCCCGGCGGATGATCGAGGAGGAGCTCGGGGACGGCCTGCCCTGGTACTACGTGCCGGGCGACCACGAGGTGAGGGGCGGGTCGATCGGCCGGTTCGAGGAGGAGATCGGCCCGGCACACCGGACGTTCGACCACCGGGGCACCCGGTTCATCACCCTGGACACCTCGTCCCTCACCTTGCGCGGCGGCGGATACGAGCAGATCACGGGGCTGAGGGCGCTGCTGGACGACGCCGCCCGGGACCGTTCGATCGGATCGGTGGTGGTGCTCACCCATGTGCCGCCGAGGGACACCACGAGCCGGCCGGTCAGCCGGCTCACCGACCGCCGGGAGGCCGCCCTGCTGGAGGCGTGGCTGTCCGGCTTCCGGCGCGAGACGGGCAAGGGCGCGGCGTTCTTCGGCGGGCATGCGGGGGTCTTCGACGCCTACCACCTGGAGGGCGTGCCGTATGTGATCGGCGGCGGCGCCGGGGCGGACCGGGCCGCGCCGCCGGACGAGGGCGGCTTCACCGGCTGGACCCTGGTCGGCGTGGACCGGGCCCGGGCGGCACCGGGGCCGGGGCCGCGCCCGGCCACCACCACCTCGGACTGGCTGTCGGTGCAGACCAGGCCGCACGTGGACGGGCTGACGCTCACCGCGCCCCGGACACTGACGGTGGGCGGCACGGCCCCGGTCGGCGCCACGATCACGCAGAACGGGGCGGGCGGCGGCGCGCGCGAGGTGCCCGTGACGTTCCCGGTCAGCGCGGACTGGTCCGGCTCGACCGGGCTCCACGTGGGAGACCCGGCCGACGCCGGGCGGCGTCACATCGCCGCGCTCGACCCGGCCGCGGGCGAGCTGACCGCGCTCCGGCCCGGCACCGTCACCGTCGAGGTCGCGGTCAGTGGGCAGCGGCAGCGGGCGGCGGTGACGGTCACCGGCTCCTAG